GTTCCGGGGCTACCACTAGAAATGTTGCGCCGAAAAGTGTGTCAGCTCTGGTGGTAAAGACAGATAATTTGTCTTTTTGGCCGTCTATTTCGAAGTCAATTTCAGTGCCTTTTGATTTGCCGATCCAGGCAATTTGTTGGCGTTTTGTTGAATCTGGCCAGTGAATATCTTCCAGTCCTTCTAGCAATTTATCAGCATAGTCTGTGATTTTTAACACCCACTGGCGCATATTCTTACGTTCAACCGGATGGTTGCCTCGTTCGGATTTGCCGTCGATGATTTCTTCATTTGCCAGAACAGATTTAAGGGCTGGACACCACCAAACTGGCTTTTCCGCTACATAGGCCAGACCATGTTTGAATAGTTGTAAAAATATCCACTGGGTCCACTTAATATAGTCATCATCTGTTGTGTTTATCTCTCTGTCCCAATCGATTGCAAAACCTAATGCTTTTATTTGTCGCCGAAAATTATCCACATTTATTCTGGTATTTAGAGCTGGATGTTGGCCGGTGGCGATGGCATGTTGTTCCGCTGGCAATCCAAATGCATCCCAGCCCATTGGATGTAACACATTGAATCCGTTGGCTTTTTTGAACCTTGTGACTATGTCCGAAGCCGTGTAGCCCTCGGGATGTCCTATGTGCAGACCTGTGCCGGATGGATAGGGAAACATGTCCAATGCATAGAATTTTTTCGATGAGGTGTCCATTTTTGATGAAAAAATTCCATGGCCATACCAATGGTTTTGCCAAAATTTTTCTATTTCTATGAATTTATATTCTGCGCTGTTTTTTTCCATGTATAAGCTGGAATAATCTCAGATTTTTTGATGGAAAAACAAGCTTAAAATGACCATATTAGACCGATGATTTTCTGAAAAATATGACCGCAAGTAGGAGGATCATGATGTTTCCTAACCATGCTGCTATCAATGGGTTAACGGTTCCATTGCCGCCCAAAACAATGCCGACATTATTTATTATATAGAACATAAAAAATAGGCCGATGCCTTTTAGCATTACCACCGATGGGTTTGTGCGAATTCCGACAGTGACAAATGGCACGCTCATGGCTATTATGGTCAGGCAGCAAAAGGCTGAAGCGATTGCGCTGTAGTATCTTACGAGATAGGCTCGGAGTCTGTCCATCTTATTATTACGGCAATGAGAAATGGCATCTCTCAGTTCAAAAAACGACATGGTTTTCAGGCTTTTTTTCAACAGTAGTAGAATTCTGGGGTTGTCTTTTAATTCATTCACCATAAGCTGTTTATGGGGTTTGGCTAAGATTGGGTTGCCGGTTTTTGTGTCGAAAATAACTTCTCGGCAATTTAATAGTTTCCAATGGCCGTTTGACTCATCGAAATTGCCGCGTTCGGCTGTAATTCTGCGAGCTTCGATGCCATTGATATAGTGATGCACCGATAGGCCAAATGCATTGCGTGAATATTTGCTGAACCTGTTGATGTACAGCAATTTATCTTTATTTTCATTGAATAATGTGAGATTCCTGACTACCCCTATGTCATCGAAACATAAGTCCTTGGCCTCGTTAATGAAATGTAATTTTTCTTTGAGATTGTTCAGCGATTCGAAGGCCCTGGGTGATAATTCCGTATTTATTTTTAGCATGGCCACCGATAGCAACGCTCCGGCCAGCCATAGCGCGCGCGATATTCTTCCTAGTCCAAGACCAGCACAGATCAACGCAATTAATTCGTTGTTTTTCTGTAACATGTTGATTAGGAAGATGATGGACAAAAATAATGCAGATGGTATGCTGATGGGCAGCAATGTGATCATTAATGAAGTGTAGTAGTTTTTAAGATCTTGTAGGCCAATGCCATATTTGATTAGATCACCGAGATTTTTGTAGGCATCTTCAAAGACCAGGATGGCCATTGTCACGATGAAAAATACTAGGAAAAACTTAAGCCATTGAAGAAAAATGTAACGATCAACTACTTTGAACACAATGTTTTATAGCTAAACAAAAGTTGCCGTTTAATAAATACTTTAATGAACACTTCTTCGTGCCAAAGCATGGGCCTTGGCTGCATAGTCCGCACATATCGCCCCTATAAAGCCCGGCCTATTATATAGTGACGCGCGCGCGCACGAAGGTATTAGCCCATCAGCAACATATGGCGATACTGGTCCAATAGCTCACATTTCTCTTCCTCTTCTCTCAGAAGATGTTCTATGTCATTATATAGTTCTGGTTCTGTAATATTTTTACCATCGGTTTCTATTCTTTGTTTAAAAATTGTTCTTAGCTCTCCTATTTTGCTGCGAAACTGCGTTGGAGTGAGAATGCCTCGATTTGTGACTTCTGGTCTAAGTAGTTGGATAAGGGCGCCATCTAATGTCTTTACTTTCAGCACCTTAGAGAGTTTGGCCTCTATCTTTCCATCGCTGGGATCGATGCTGCTGGTGGATGGCAACCGCATGCGGTTATTGAAATCCGAACCTTTGGTTATGCCGGTTAAACCGAAATCCATTTCGAAATTTTCTTCCAAATCGCTCTTCGATTTCTTTGTTGGTTTACTGTTTAAATCGTCTGTCATGTTTTATATCTCCCTTCAATGGATATTCTTAGGTCAACAATGTTCCTTTGCTAATGCTATTCCATATCGCTAAGATCAAATGACCTACCAAGGCTACCCAAATATTATTTACTATTAAAATATTAGGTCCACCTTAGAATTGTTAGAGAATTCGTTAGTCCCCTTCGAAAGTTCCAAGCCGGTCCTGCAAATCTGACAATAGTTTAATCGAATCTTCTAATTTTCCAATAGTAAAATCGTTGCAGCTGTGTTTGATAGCAAAGCCAAGCCTATCGTCATCCTGTAGCACTGGATTCACCGGAAATTGATAGCCAATCTGGGGATTGCATAGTTCTAAGGCCTTCATATACAACCGCGAACTTGGAAATCGATAGCTGCGCAGAATGTACATGAATGCGCTGTCATTCCTCACATCGATGAACAAATGGCCGATGGTCTGGATTTCCAGATGGACGACGCCGTGTTCGTTTTTCTTGAGATTGCTAAATCCAACCAGCCCACCAAGTTCCTGAATAACTGTGTCGATATTCGCTTGCATTTTTTACCAATTATTGAACCTCTTCCTCGAATAAATTTTCGTCGTCCGCCTCCTCTTCGAGCAGAATTAACTCATCCAACTTGTGCTGTGCCGTGTCGAGCATTTGATTTCTCGATTGGGGATCGCTGAAAAATTTCATCGGAAATTTTCTTACCAATTCCATGACGCTATTCATAGAATAGATGGTGCCTTCCAGATCGCTTTCCGGTGTTGGGCCGAATATTTCGATTAGTTTTAGAATCTGGGCATCACCAACAAAAGTACTCTGGGTCATTTTTACAAGTTCCCTTGTGGCAACAAGTTGTTCATCGCTCGTGAATTTTTTGTCTTGGAATTGAGGGAATGTTTTTTTTATGTCTTCGCTCATGGTTCCGATGTCATCGTGGGCCTGGCCGGAGATTTCCACCCGAAATAATCCATCCCGGACGGCTCTTAACTCTTCTGTTGAACGAGAGGGGTTTAAGGATTCCATATCTCGGCCAAGGAGTTCTATCATCGATTCGATATACCTTTTAAATTTTTCCTTTTTCCCTTCATGTTTTTGATAAAAATTTTCGAACAAATCCAAAGGATTATTCATTTGAAGCACCTCATCTCTGTAATCAGCTGCCAAGGCTGTTGGATTCATATCCTTATTCTGGCCAGCAAGTTGCTGTTCTTTTAACAATTCAGCGGCCTTGGGAATCAGATTGTAACCGTCCTTGATTTCCTTGCCATGATGTTTATGTAGCTTTATTTGCGCTGCGCCTAGTTCGTCCTGAAAGAGTTTTGAAGCATTTATGCTGGCTTTAATGGATTTTGCCTGTTCTCCCAATTCCTGCCTTTTTTGGGTGGCAAAGGAATCGGTCCTGCCATCCAGTCGCTTCTGCATTTTTTCCACCTGCTTTAGCTCAGTTTCTGCTGAAAATTGTTCGAGCTCTTCGGCCTCAAGAGCATACTGAATGACATTGTCCTGTTCAGTAACTTCGCCAAAATCTTCGGCTGCCTGTTTTAATATGATATCTTTGATGGATGCTTCGGATTTCGGATCGTCTTCCAGCAGAGATCGATTCATCAATCGCCTCATGGAAGATTCGAAATTTTTATATTTATTGGTGTCTTGAAAGCATCCGAGACGGTTGGCAACCTTGGAAAGAATCTTTTCTTTCTCTTTGATTTTCTTTTTGGTTTCGATTTTTCTATTTTTTATGGGTTCTCTTGGCTTTATTTTAGTTGCGGCAAAATCATCCATTTTATCAGCTAACTCGATGGCTGATAATGTCTTTTCGTGCAACTTAACCTCTTGGCCATGGTAGGATCCGGTGACTCCTGCGGTCTGGGTTAAGCCATCGACGAATGTCGTTGAAGATATAGAATTGGTCTCCACAGTCCTTTTGTCTATACTATGAAAATTGCGATTTTTGGCAATAAAAACAGCTATTTATAAAAAAAGTAATTTTCCTCTTCCCTTGGGCTTGAACAAATTTGTAAAAAAAATATCATGGTCCAGTTCTGCTATGGCGCTATTGCTGAAAATTTTATCTGGACCGCATCAGGGTGCAGAGTTTGCGTTGCCCGATGAGGCCATAATGGTTGGCTCTGATGATTCTTGTAGTTTGGTTCTAAATGATGCTCTAGTGGTCGATAAGCATATGAGAATTGTGAAGGTAGCCGATTCGAAGTTTGAACTGGAGCCAATAAATGGTAATGTGTTTATGGATGGCCATCTAGTTACGGGAAAGATGGTTGGGGATATATTTAAGTTCATAACCCTCGGCACAACCCAGTTGATGGTCGGCCCGGAAAATGATGATGGATGGACCAAGGTCTCGTTGGACAGTGCTCCGACCCTCGATCCCATTGAGGATAAAAACAATGGCCCAGAGACTGGCGAGGCTGATGGATCTGCTAAAAAGGAAAAGGCCAATGATTTAGCACCGAAGATCAAACCAAAACGAAAGGCATTGGTCTATATTTTGAAATTTTTTTGTCAATTCGTCATAGCCCTTGGACTTTCGATAGCCATCGTATTTTTCTCAAGAGATAGGCACACAAAGCTGATTGTTGACCCGGTGCTGGATATAAAAGGTAAAATCGCAGATCTAAAGATACCGGGCATATTGGATGCAAAGAAGCTGGAAGATGGAAGTATCTATGTTACTGGCTATGTTAGTTTAGTTGCTCAATCTG
This window of the Puniceicoccales bacterium genome carries:
- a CDS encoding LptF/LptG family permease; this encodes MFKVVDRYIFLQWLKFFLVFFIVTMAILVFEDAYKNLGDLIKYGIGLQDLKNYYTSLMITLLPISIPSALFLSIIFLINMLQKNNELIALICAGLGLGRISRALWLAGALLSVAMLKINTELSPRAFESLNNLKEKLHFINEAKDLCFDDIGVVRNLTLFNENKDKLLYINRFSKYSRNAFGLSVHHYINGIEARRITAERGNFDESNGHWKLLNCREVIFDTKTGNPILAKPHKQLMVNELKDNPRILLLLKKSLKTMSFFELRDAISHCRNNKMDRLRAYLVRYYSAIASAFCCLTIIAMSVPFVTVGIRTNPSVVMLKGIGLFFMFYIINNVGIVLGGNGTVNPLIAAWLGNIMILLLAVIFFRKSSV
- the sctD gene encoding type III secretion system inner membrane ring subunit SctD; this encodes MALLLKILSGPHQGAEFALPDEAIMVGSDDSCSLVLNDALVVDKHMRIVKVADSKFELEPINGNVFMDGHLVTGKMVGDIFKFITLGTTQLMVGPENDDGWTKVSLDSAPTLDPIEDKNNGPETGEADGSAKKEKANDLAPKIKPKRKALVYILKFFCQFVIALGLSIAIVFFSRDRHTKLIVDPVLDIKGKIADLKIPGILDAKKLEDGSIYVTGYVSLVAQSARIKAEVHSMYPNVKVKVYSGEKISATVEEILREAKIDVKFNEITQGKFSVTGYVFNPVRWDRMKHRILEEVKGLIDFEDKVLTQTKVLKIGVEILKKYSLDDKIRFNCSDSGVTVSGILTERDKNNWLIAKEDIEHNIDVGTDIVFSIKMSADTSIGTEKYFGGKIDSIVYNENGLEWINMRDGRKYFEGSVLPSGYIVDNIEKDFIVIKGPDGTITVDVEHM